In one Thermococcus sp. 2319x1 genomic region, the following are encoded:
- the purD gene encoding phosphoribosylamine--glycine ligase — protein MRVLLVGAGGRESAIAEALSKDAELYVVAKHKNPGVMKLAKDYGLAKETDVQKVLEFALKWSVDLAFIGPEAPLERGIVNVLEENGIPAVGPTKEAAMLETNKAFARQIMEKYKIPGRKLFRVFDDIAEMKAWIDEFGKPVVVKPLGLTGGKGVKVVGYQLKDNEEAKEYAKAIIEKDGKALIEERTDGVEFTFQVFTDGKKVVPMPLAQDYPHAYEGDVGPITGGMGSYSCENHLLPFVSEEDYEKAFETLKKTVEAMRKNGTPYKGILYGQFMLAKDEPKIIEFNARFGDPEAMNVLPIMKTSLVEIGEDIIDGNLKKAEFEQKATVVKYVAPKGYPTNPIKGVKLQINEDKIREEGAKVYYASIDENFTMLGSRALAIVGVADSLEEAEKMASRGIKHVNGDIFYRRDVGTKESIAKRIEIMKKIRGE, from the coding sequence ATGCGTGTTTTACTCGTTGGTGCCGGAGGAAGGGAAAGTGCAATTGCCGAGGCTCTTTCAAAGGATGCAGAGCTTTATGTTGTGGCAAAACACAAGAATCCCGGAGTTATGAAACTAGCAAAGGATTATGGGCTTGCAAAAGAGACTGACGTTCAAAAAGTTCTTGAGTTTGCTTTGAAGTGGAGTGTTGATCTGGCTTTTATTGGACCAGAAGCACCTTTGGAGAGAGGAATTGTCAATGTTTTGGAAGAAAATGGAATTCCAGCAGTTGGGCCAACAAAAGAAGCTGCCATGCTTGAGACAAATAAGGCCTTTGCAAGACAAATAATGGAGAAATACAAAATCCCCGGAAGAAAGCTATTCAGGGTTTTTGATGACATAGCTGAAATGAAGGCGTGGATTGATGAGTTTGGAAAGCCAGTTGTTGTTAAACCCCTCGGACTCACCGGGGGTAAAGGAGTCAAAGTCGTCGGATACCAATTGAAGGACAACGAAGAGGCAAAAGAGTATGCAAAGGCCATTATAGAAAAAGATGGAAAGGCCCTCATCGAGGAGCGCACAGATGGAGTTGAATTCACATTTCAGGTTTTTACTGATGGAAAGAAAGTCGTTCCAATGCCTCTGGCCCAGGATTACCCCCATGCCTATGAAGGCGATGTAGGCCCAATAACCGGTGGCATGGGTTCTTATTCCTGTGAAAACCATTTGCTCCCCTTTGTCTCAGAGGAAGATTATGAAAAGGCTTTTGAGACTTTAAAAAAGACCGTAGAAGCTATGAGAAAGAACGGAACCCCCTACAAGGGAATTCTCTACGGGCAGTTCATGCTCGCTAAGGACGAGCCAAAGATAATAGAGTTCAATGCCCGCTTTGGGGATCCCGAGGCAATGAACGTCCTGCCGATTATGAAGACCTCTCTCGTGGAAATTGGTGAAGATATTATCGATGGTAACCTAAAGAAAGCTGAATTCGAGCAAAAAGCAACAGTTGTGAAGTATGTTGCCCCCAAAGGATACCCCACCAATCCAATAAAAGGAGTTAAACTTCAAATCAACGAAGATAAAATCAGAGAAGAGGGAGCCAAAGTTTACTATGCATCAATTGACGAGAACTTCACAATGCTCGGCTCAAGGGCCCTGGCCATTGTTGGAGTAGCTGATTCTTTAGAGGAAGCTGAAAAGATGGCCTCCCGTGGAATAAAGCACGTTAATGGAGATATCTTCTATCGCAGAGATGTGGGAACTAAGGAAAGTATTGCAAAAAGAATCGAAATCATGAAGAAAATTAGAGGTGAGTGA
- a CDS encoding DUF4855 domain-containing protein produces the protein MATFGLWYFKWNGQFHESLLSYDDQNATESDFRNRGFDYAVIVGLAGKDIQYTGDGRLDGETFAEDVFRIVSSIPVYITIPYYQYKSSEPREDPIGGNKYWLEWVDGVLRFAGSNLKGFYWSLESAWMFVNYYKDVLCNQGEMPYINPQTIELLTDKIHSHGLKFIWIPTAHTLSLEYTDIWPRNHDVCGYSNYSLPGGSEFFDYVFVQSNYYQRNEFSLKDWANKLESLNNEHNAYNVFMELECDNAVITNSIYRERACEYVKYAKKYPHRAYYFGTDLKAIDFMNEYCLNTLGERYV, from the coding sequence ATGGCAACTTTTGGACTTTGGTATTTTAAGTGGAATGGGCAATTCCACGAGTCGCTACTATCCTACGATGATCAAAACGCTACAGAGAGCGATTTCAGAAACAGAGGTTTTGACTATGCAGTAATTGTTGGGTTAGCTGGAAAAGACATCCAATACACTGGAGATGGTCGGTTAGATGGAGAGACTTTTGCTGAAGATGTGTTTAGGATAGTGTCAAGTATTCCAGTATATATAACAATCCCATACTACCAATATAAAAGCTCAGAACCGAGAGAAGATCCAATAGGGGGCAATAAGTATTGGCTTGAATGGGTTGATGGAGTATTGAGATTTGCAGGTTCTAACTTGAAGGGCTTTTACTGGTCATTAGAAAGTGCATGGATGTTCGTAAACTATTACAAAGACGTTCTTTGTAACCAAGGAGAAATGCCCTATATAAATCCACAAACGATAGAACTTTTAACAGATAAAATACATTCTCATGGATTAAAGTTTATTTGGATCCCCACTGCTCATACATTGTCACTTGAGTATACTGACATATGGCCAAGGAATCATGATGTTTGTGGATATAGTAATTATTCACTTCCAGGTGGGTCAGAATTTTTCGATTATGTGTTTGTTCAATCTAATTATTACCAGCGTAATGAATTTTCTCTCAAAGACTGGGCCAATAAGTTAGAGTCCTTAAACAACGAACATAATGCCTATAATGTCTTCATGGAGCTGGAATGTGATAATGCAGTGATCACAAACAGCATATATAGGGAGAGAGCTTGTGAATATGTAAAATATGCAAAAAAATATCCACATAGAGCATATTACTTTGGTACGGATTTAAAAGCTATTGATTTCATGAATGAGTACTGCCTAAATACTCTTGGTGAAAGATATGTCTAA
- the purT gene encoding phosphoribosylglycinamide formyltransferase 2 produces MISIRDEIGTPLTDSAVKILLLGSGELGKEIAIEAQRLGVEVIAVDRYPNAPAMQVAHKSYVGNMRDKDFLWSIVEREKPDAIIPEIEAINLDALFEIEKEGYFVVPNARATWIAMHRERTRETLAKEAKVPTSRYAYASTIDELYDACEKIGYPCHTKAIMSSSGKGSYFVKGPEDVPKAWEEAKKKARGSADKIIVEEHIDFDIEITELAVRHFDENGEIVTTFPKPVGHYQIEGDYHSSWQPAEISEKAEREVYRIAKRITDVLGGLGIFGVEMFVKGDRVWANEVSPRPHDTGMVTMASHPTGFSEFGLHVRAVLGLPIPAVEENGIRKFPILTPAATHVILSNQEGYAPKFRGLFKALSIPNTTIRLFGKPEAYKGRRLGVVLAWDRDVGEAKRKAEMVAHMIELKTRSGEWQSQEFIKEKHLL; encoded by the coding sequence ATGATAAGCATTAGAGATGAGATTGGGACACCCTTAACTGATTCTGCCGTTAAAATTCTCCTTCTTGGGAGTGGCGAACTTGGAAAAGAGATAGCCATAGAGGCTCAAAGATTGGGAGTTGAGGTTATAGCGGTCGATCGGTATCCAAACGCCCCGGCTATGCAGGTTGCCCATAAAAGTTACGTCGGCAATATGAGAGACAAAGATTTTCTGTGGAGCATAGTTGAGAGGGAAAAACCCGACGCCATAATACCAGAAATCGAGGCCATAAACCTCGATGCACTCTTTGAGATCGAAAAAGAAGGTTATTTTGTAGTGCCAAATGCCAGGGCCACCTGGATAGCCATGCATAGAGAAAGAACCCGCGAGACCCTTGCAAAAGAGGCAAAAGTTCCGACCTCTCGTTACGCATATGCTTCAACCATAGACGAGCTCTACGATGCATGTGAAAAGATAGGCTACCCCTGCCATACTAAGGCCATAATGAGCTCCAGTGGAAAGGGTTCCTACTTCGTTAAAGGGCCCGAAGATGTTCCCAAAGCGTGGGAAGAGGCGAAGAAAAAGGCAAGGGGAAGTGCCGATAAGATAATCGTTGAGGAGCATATAGACTTTGACATCGAGATTACCGAATTAGCGGTTAGGCACTTCGATGAGAACGGGGAAATCGTAACGACCTTCCCAAAGCCTGTTGGCCATTACCAAATTGAAGGAGATTACCACTCAAGCTGGCAGCCTGCAGAGATAAGTGAAAAGGCCGAGCGCGAGGTGTATAGAATAGCCAAGCGCATAACCGATGTTCTCGGCGGTCTTGGGATATTTGGTGTCGAAATGTTTGTTAAAGGGGACAGAGTATGGGCCAACGAAGTTTCTCCAAGACCCCACGACACCGGAATGGTAACCATGGCCTCCCATCCAACCGGCTTTTCTGAATTTGGGCTCCACGTCAGGGCTGTGTTAGGCCTTCCGATTCCAGCTGTTGAGGAAAACGGCATCAGAAAGTTCCCGATTTTAACTCCCGCAGCAACCCACGTAATCCTTTCAAACCAAGAGGGATATGCCCCAAAGTTTAGAGGGCTGTTCAAAGCTCTATCAATACCAAACACAACGATAAGGCTCTTCGGGAAGCCTGAAGCATACAAAGGAAGACGTCTTGGTGTTGTATTAGCGTGGGATAGAGACGTGGGAGAAGCTAAGAGGAAAGCGGAAATGGTTGCCCATATGATTGAGCTGAAAACGAGAAGCGGTGAATGGCAGAGTCAGGAGTTTATAAAGGAGAAGCACCTGCTTTGA
- the purM gene encoding phosphoribosylformylglycinamidine cyclo-ligase — MLTYAQAGVDDEKTQQALKGIISLAKATFEFRKGKIGEPKIDIGHYAALIDCRDFYLAMTTDGVGTKTLVAEAVGKYDTIGIDMIAMNVNDLICVGAEPVALVDYLAVKEPNEEIFKEIARGLYEGAMQAGVAIVGGETAVLPELVNGFDLAGTAIGVVEKNKVITGKEIQPGDAVIGISSSGIHSNGLTLARKLLIPKYGLDYEFEGKKLWEHLLEPTRIYVKPILELLKKVEVHGLAHITGGGLLNLKRLTNYGFSLKMPPLGGIFRLIHDNGVPLGEMFRVFNMGIGMVVVVPQSERDAALDILNKYFESFDLGVVTERPGIVVENYGIRL, encoded by the coding sequence ATGTTAACTTATGCACAAGCTGGTGTTGATGATGAAAAGACCCAGCAAGCTCTAAAGGGAATAATCTCTCTTGCAAAAGCCACTTTTGAGTTTAGGAAAGGAAAAATAGGGGAACCAAAGATTGATATAGGCCATTATGCTGCGTTGATAGACTGTAGAGACTTTTACCTTGCGATGACAACGGATGGGGTTGGAACCAAAACCTTGGTTGCAGAGGCAGTTGGGAAATATGATACCATTGGAATCGACATGATAGCAATGAATGTGAATGATTTGATATGTGTCGGGGCGGAGCCAGTGGCTTTGGTGGACTATCTCGCAGTTAAGGAACCAAATGAGGAAATTTTTAAGGAGATAGCGAGAGGTCTCTATGAGGGGGCAATGCAGGCGGGAGTAGCTATAGTTGGTGGCGAAACCGCGGTCTTACCAGAGCTTGTGAATGGCTTTGACCTTGCTGGAACGGCCATTGGGGTTGTTGAGAAAAATAAGGTGATAACTGGAAAGGAGATACAGCCTGGAGACGCAGTAATAGGGATCTCGAGCTCAGGGATTCATTCTAATGGCTTAACCCTTGCAAGAAAACTTTTAATTCCCAAATATGGACTTGACTATGAATTTGAGGGCAAAAAGCTGTGGGAGCATTTACTTGAACCTACGAGGATCTATGTTAAACCAATTCTTGAGCTTCTCAAAAAGGTAGAGGTTCATGGATTGGCCCATATTACCGGAGGTGGTCTGTTAAACCTCAAGCGTCTTACGAATTATGGATTTTCTCTAAAGATGCCTCCACTTGGTGGAATTTTTAGGTTAATTCATGACAATGGCGTTCCGTTAGGTGAGATGTTTAGAGTTTTTAATATGGGAATAGGCATGGTGGTGGTCGTTCCTCAATCGGAGAGGGATGCCGCGTTGGATATCCTAAACAAATACTTTGAGAGCTTTGACTTGGGGGTTGTGACAGAAAGGCCGGGAATTGTCGTGGAGAATTATGGGATTAGACTTTGA
- the purC gene encoding phosphoribosylaminoimidazolesuccinocarboxamide synthase: MQVYEGKAKKMIPIDDGKIIMEFKDDATAFNGEKRAQFKGKGRLNAQISALLFKLLEEKGIKTHFIGVAGDNRLIVEKLQMFPVEVVVRNVVAGSLKRRLPLEEGSELPEPIIELYYKNDALGDPMINYYHAKILGIDEKEIKEMEKIALKVNEILQEYFKEKGILLVDFKLEFGKNKKGEIILGDEISPDTCRFWDAKTKESLDKDVFRFDKGNLISAYEEIYKRLTS, translated from the coding sequence ATGCAAGTTTATGAAGGGAAAGCGAAGAAGATGATACCTATAGACGATGGAAAGATAATAATGGAGTTCAAGGACGATGCCACGGCTTTTAATGGAGAGAAGAGGGCACAATTCAAAGGCAAAGGACGGCTTAACGCTCAGATAAGTGCCCTCCTTTTCAAGCTCTTGGAAGAGAAGGGCATAAAAACTCATTTCATAGGTGTTGCTGGCGACAACAGGCTTATCGTAGAAAAGCTTCAAATGTTTCCCGTCGAAGTTGTTGTTAGGAACGTAGTTGCTGGGAGTTTGAAAAGGAGACTTCCCCTAGAAGAGGGCTCCGAACTTCCGGAGCCAATAATAGAGCTCTACTACAAAAACGATGCCCTTGGAGATCCAATGATAAACTATTATCACGCAAAAATTCTCGGTATAGATGAAAAAGAAATCAAAGAGATGGAAAAGATAGCGCTCAAAGTTAATGAGATTTTACAAGAATATTTCAAAGAAAAAGGAATTTTACTTGTCGACTTTAAGCTTGAGTTTGGTAAAAACAAGAAAGGTGAGATAATCCTCGGAGATGAGATAAGCCCAGATACCTGCCGCTTCTGGGATGCAAAGACAAAAGAAAGTTTGGACAAAGATGTGTTCCGTTTTGACAAAGGGAATTTGATTTCGGCCTATGAGGAAATTTACAAGCGTCTCACATCCTGA
- the purF gene encoding amidophosphoribosyltransferase → MREKCGIFAAKAENASKKAYYALMALQHRGQESAGISVWKHKIRTLSGRGLVSEVFRGSELARLRSNMAIAHVRYSTSGSLNETQPLQTSCCGKEIAVAHNGTLTNFIPLKEEYEKRGVKFRHSVDSELLGISFLWHLKETGDEFEAMKAVFNEVKGAYSVAFLFDGKILVARDPLGFRPLSYGIGNGHYFASEDSALRLFVDETRDVKPGEVFLISEDVESKVLVNEDHYHCVFEYIYFARPDSVLDGVSVYKARVKMGQELARESPASADVVVPVPDSGRAAALGFSQVSGIPYAEGLIKNRYIGRTFIMPGQFYRELKVKLKLSPVRDIIDGKRVVLVDDSIVRGTTMKRIVAMLRNAGAKEVHVRIASPPIKHPCYMGIDIPTRHELIAAFGGIEKVRKAIGADSLSYLTVEGLKKAVGKRDLCLACLTGNYPEWAFRF, encoded by the coding sequence ATGAGGGAAAAATGCGGAATCTTTGCAGCCAAGGCAGAGAACGCCTCTAAAAAAGCGTATTATGCTCTCATGGCTCTTCAGCATAGGGGGCAGGAGAGTGCTGGAATAAGTGTATGGAAACATAAAATAAGAACCCTATCCGGTAGGGGGTTGGTTTCAGAAGTTTTTCGGGGCAGTGAGCTTGCAAGGCTTAGGTCAAACATGGCCATAGCCCATGTTCGCTACTCAACCTCGGGTTCCCTTAATGAGACCCAGCCCTTACAAACTTCTTGTTGTGGAAAAGAAATCGCTGTGGCACACAATGGGACTCTCACAAATTTCATACCTTTGAAGGAGGAATATGAAAAGAGGGGAGTAAAGTTTAGACATTCTGTTGATTCAGAGCTTTTGGGGATATCTTTTCTCTGGCACCTGAAGGAAACTGGTGACGAATTCGAAGCCATGAAAGCGGTTTTTAATGAGGTTAAAGGGGCCTACTCTGTGGCTTTTCTCTTCGATGGCAAAATATTGGTTGCTAGAGATCCCCTCGGCTTTAGACCCCTCAGCTATGGCATAGGGAATGGTCACTACTTTGCTTCTGAAGATTCTGCGTTGAGGCTTTTTGTAGATGAGACTAGGGATGTAAAGCCTGGGGAGGTGTTTTTGATTTCTGAAGATGTCGAGAGTAAAGTTTTGGTTAATGAAGACCATTATCATTGTGTTTTTGAGTACATCTATTTCGCGAGGCCGGATAGTGTTCTTGATGGAGTGAGTGTTTATAAAGCGAGGGTCAAGATGGGGCAGGAACTTGCACGTGAGAGCCCTGCAAGTGCTGACGTTGTCGTTCCAGTGCCGGATTCTGGTAGAGCGGCTGCATTGGGCTTTTCTCAGGTGAGCGGGATTCCGTATGCTGAAGGTTTGATAAAGAACCGTTATATTGGGAGGACCTTTATAATGCCTGGCCAATTCTACAGGGAGTTAAAAGTAAAGCTCAAACTTTCCCCTGTTAGAGATATTATTGATGGAAAGCGTGTTGTTCTTGTAGATGATTCCATAGTGAGGGGCACTACAATGAAACGGATAGTAGCGATGTTACGGAATGCCGGTGCAAAAGAAGTGCATGTAAGAATAGCCTCTCCCCCAATAAAACATCCTTGCTATATGGGAATAGACATTCCAACCAGACATGAGTTGATAGCAGCTTTTGGAGGCATAGAGAAGGTTAGAAAAGCAATCGGGGCGGATAGTTTGTCTTATCTTACTGTTGAGGGTCTAAAAAAAGCTGTAGGAAAAAGAGATCTCTGCCTAGCATGCCTTACGGGTAATTATCCTGAGTGGGCCTTTCGGTTTTGA
- the fdhF gene encoding formate dehydrogenase subunit alpha — MYMGDKVKVVCPYCGFGCKLVIDPQTLTVQPYKGEPNRGKICPKGLYAMEFALSKDRLKRPLKRERNTLKPITWGQAIDEISHKLLEIREFYGPDAVAFIASSKISNEENYLLQKIARLFGTNNIDNCARLCHEASVHALKMTLGTGAQTNPYEDLEKFGVIVIWGYNPAETHPVVVDYIRRAKERGAKIIVIDVRETVTMRFADYKLIIKPGTDVVLANSIMHVIIKEELYNADFIKKRTTGFSEIRMATMKYTPEYAEKVTGIPASLIREVAREFALAGSGAIMWGMGVTQHVSGVENVLAIVDLALLLGYIGERGGLYPMRGQNNVQGAAYMGALSEFLPGYIPLDDEKFRKRVASLWGVEDIPTERGLYLTELWDAIERGDLMALYIVGENPAVSEANFARVRKALKKLDLLVVQDLFMTQTARYAHYLLPASSFCEKEGSYMNSERRIQWSEKVIEPLGDSKPDWEILTMLGKALGLPGFNYSSVEEITEEYFRLFPELEERDIKELKESDGIFLPKKRLHTWEFAMPDGKARFVAVERIFPWESTNNDYPFALTTVRLMSNYNTGEMALRSPSLVKLMGEPKAVISENDARRLGIKTGDLIEIATRRGKIRIKAEIGKIGEGVIAIPFHFKANKLTSSALNKAGTPEFKFSAARIRKLKTERPTQDNYP; from the coding sequence ATGTACATGGGTGATAAAGTGAAAGTCGTATGTCCTTATTGCGGTTTTGGATGCAAGCTCGTCATCGATCCTCAAACGTTGACAGTCCAGCCTTACAAGGGAGAACCAAATAGGGGAAAAATATGCCCCAAAGGCCTCTACGCTATGGAATTTGCTCTCTCAAAAGACAGACTCAAGAGACCATTGAAGCGGGAAAGAAATACTCTAAAACCCATAACTTGGGGACAAGCGATTGATGAAATTTCTCATAAACTCCTTGAGATAAGGGAGTTTTATGGCCCCGATGCCGTTGCCTTTATAGCCTCCTCAAAAATAAGCAACGAAGAAAACTATCTTCTACAAAAGATAGCGAGGCTCTTTGGAACCAATAACATAGACAACTGTGCCCGGCTTTGCCATGAAGCCAGTGTTCATGCACTTAAAATGACACTCGGAACAGGAGCCCAAACAAACCCGTATGAAGACCTGGAAAAATTTGGGGTCATAGTTATCTGGGGTTACAATCCTGCAGAGACACATCCAGTCGTTGTTGACTACATAAGAAGGGCAAAAGAGAGGGGTGCAAAGATAATTGTCATCGATGTCCGAGAAACAGTTACAATGCGTTTTGCGGATTACAAACTTATAATAAAGCCCGGAACCGATGTGGTTCTTGCCAATTCCATTATGCACGTTATAATTAAAGAAGAGCTCTACAACGCAGATTTCATTAAAAAAAGAACAACAGGATTTTCAGAGATTAGAATGGCCACTATGAAATACACTCCCGAATACGCAGAAAAGGTTACTGGAATCCCAGCCTCACTTATAAGAGAAGTCGCAAGGGAATTTGCTTTAGCTGGAAGTGGGGCAATTATGTGGGGGATGGGAGTAACACAACATGTCTCCGGGGTTGAAAACGTTCTAGCGATAGTAGACCTTGCCCTCCTCTTAGGCTACATAGGTGAGAGAGGTGGCCTATATCCAATGCGCGGACAAAACAACGTTCAAGGAGCAGCGTATATGGGCGCCCTTAGCGAGTTCTTGCCCGGCTATATCCCACTCGATGATGAAAAGTTCAGAAAAAGGGTTGCTTCTCTTTGGGGGGTAGAGGATATTCCAACAGAAAGAGGATTATACCTCACGGAACTCTGGGATGCAATTGAGCGGGGAGATTTAATGGCTCTTTACATTGTCGGAGAAAACCCAGCCGTTAGTGAAGCCAACTTCGCTCGGGTCAGAAAAGCTCTTAAAAAACTGGATCTCCTAGTTGTGCAGGATTTGTTTATGACACAAACAGCCCGCTATGCTCACTATCTCCTCCCCGCCTCAAGTTTCTGTGAAAAGGAAGGCTCATATATGAACAGTGAACGTAGAATTCAATGGAGTGAAAAAGTCATTGAACCCCTGGGAGACTCCAAACCAGATTGGGAGATATTAACAATGCTTGGAAAGGCTTTGGGCTTGCCCGGGTTCAACTATTCCTCAGTGGAGGAAATAACAGAAGAATACTTTCGTTTGTTTCCTGAACTTGAGGAAAGAGATATAAAAGAACTTAAAGAGAGCGATGGAATATTCCTCCCGAAGAAAAGACTTCACACATGGGAATTCGCAATGCCAGATGGGAAGGCCCGGTTCGTTGCTGTGGAACGGATTTTTCCATGGGAAAGTACCAACAACGATTATCCCTTTGCCTTGACCACGGTTAGACTTATGAGTAACTACAACACCGGAGAAATGGCACTGAGAAGTCCTTCACTGGTCAAACTTATGGGAGAACCAAAAGCCGTGATAAGCGAAAATGACGCACGAAGACTGGGAATAAAAACAGGTGATTTAATAGAAATTGCAACAAGGCGTGGGAAAATTAGAATAAAGGCTGAAATTGGAAAAATTGGGGAAGGAGTCATAGCAATCCCTTTTCACTTTAAAGCAAACAAACTAACCAGCAGTGCCCTTAACAAAGCAGGAACTCCGGAATTTAAATTTTCAGCTGCAAGAATAAGAAAACTCAAAACCGAAAGGCCCACTCAGGATAATTACCCGTAA